The genomic stretch ATCCGGACTCCTTAAGCACACGCGGATTCATATCATCTTCTAGATGTCGGTAGTTGAAGGGGATCCGAATACAGTTCAATCCCAGTCCGGCAAAGAACTTGGCATCTGCCTCAGTGAAGAAATATTCCAGCCATCTGTCAAAGAAGAACTCATATTTCTCTGGCCCTAGAACCTTCTTCATTGCAGTACGGTGTTGCGACTCGTGGCCTGGATATCCGGTAATGAAGTTTTCCATACTGGAAAGGCCATGGTATTAGTATAATAAGTTGCGATGCCAGAAGTCACTGGGGCTGACGTACTTCATCCATCCTCCGATGGCTGCACCCCGAAGGAGGACTTCATTGCCGTCGTTATCGACAATTTTGTTGCCTTTAACTTTCAAGATCCCGGAAGACATTATAGAAGTTTTCTCTAACCTGGTCCGATAAGCGATGGGTATGGGTTCTTGGAGACTTGTCGGCCTCCAGCGATTTCTAGTGAGTAGGAGTAAACTTACAGGTTAATTGACATGGTATACAGCAGCCATCTTAATAAACCCCGAGATCTCCTGCCCTAACGGCAAAATACATGCTGGCATGAGCGATTCTTTTGCATCTTGGCTTCAGGTATGCGGGGTAAGTTTCGTGTCAACTTCTCTGACGCGTGACGATCTGAAAGCCATATCGGATAAACGATACATTTAGGCTGAATCACAGGCTATTGGGACCAATATTGCTTGGTAGCCAAGACTCCAAGCAACAAGGTATCTCTAGGCTTCGAAGGTGACGGTCGAGATCTGGTGATTGGTGGAAAATAGCATCGCTCGGGATATGCTCACCGTTCGTACCAAGAAACGTAGTAGTTTCGGAGAATTTGTCACATAACTTCCTATTCTGTTAGTTAAGAATCATGTTGTATCGGGCCACTATGGTGGATAATACCTGTCACAGCGTAGAAATGTAAGTATGACGCTAAATCAACCTGTCTACACTCCAGCTCTATAGGGTACCATGACGGGCTATGTCCACTTGGTAACCTTAGAGGGTGCTTGATTAGATCCCAGCCAAATCAGTAACTGTCGATTATATAGGTCTTTTGAAGTAACATATAAGCGTTGATGATGTTATTTCCGATGAACTGGGGTGGAtggaagatggaagatgatgatgtaggaagaaagatggatggatgaaattgggaagaagaggatgcgAGTCACGAGGAGTGCCTTTCCCAAATGAGGCAAACCTGGACGCACCTATCATTGAATCATTCCCAGACTTAGCATCAGTGgagattgaaaagaaaaagatggtGTCAGTAGTTATAAGGATGTGTTCGTAGTGTAATTCAAAGCGACCCGACTGCAGATACTCACCTCCTTGACTCATTCGACGATACATAGGCATCGTCTGTTTTTAAGTCGAACCTGGGATGATCagatttttatatataccTGTATCTCGGTACTCATCTCCCGACCTCAGTAAAACGCCCTGGGCAACCTCATGGATATCCCATATTTCACTGCTGCGGGAGAAGCACATTCAAAAGCTCCGACCTCCTCACAGGTCTGTATCTCGTTTGCTCGGCCTCCTGTGTCACCAATGCTAATTAATTTCTCCATGAATAAGGTTATAGTAAGCTAAAGGAAAGAAGCGTCATGCAGCTAAAAGACTAAAAATACTCACATACGCTTTGTGTAGCGCTTGGTGACTTGGTTAAACCCAAGCTGCTCAGGTTGAGCTTTGGGGTTCGGTAACCAAGCTTTGTAAAAGACAGACTCCGCGCGATGCATACACGCTGCGGAATGCACCCCGAGGTACGTCTATTACCGATGATACTGAACTATACATTGATCGCCTTTCCTTTTGCGTGATGCCGAAGATAGGGTTTCCTTTCTACCGGAGCGGCACACAGTATACGGATGTGCCACTACTAGTATATTGCAGCCGAACATATGTTCCACAGAAAGTTGCTCGTAAGACAAGACTATACGACGGTGTCTGACGTAGTTAAGCTTCCGTTTTCAAATTATACGCTCCGAAAGCAAGATTATCAGCTGATTTGGATCATAATTTAGGTATTTGAAAGTGATCTGCCCCTCCAAATGTAGTCACACCACACGCTGCTCCCAAACtacatcatggatatcaaggaaaagCCGACACTGTACGCCTTTGCCCTCGGCATCTTGATCCATATACTTTACTTCCGTATTGGTGAGCACCATCTATATCCAGCTAGGTACATTTATGGCTATTTTGGATCCTTCATTGGCGTCGCAGCCTTTCTCTACCTTGTGGAAGAACTCCCTGTTCATTCGGCGAGTTATAGATCCTTGTACCTAATCTTCACTCATTTACTTGGTCTATACAGCAGCCTTGTGCTGTACCGTCTTTTATATCACCCTCTTCGGCATTTCCCTGGGCCCTTTCTGTCAAGGGTTTCTGTATTCTGGTTATCAGTTCAACTTCGCCACAAGACTCTCTATCGCAAGCTTGCCGACCTGCACAATGAGTACGGTGACTTTGTCCGGGTGGGGCCATCCGATCTCTCAATCATCCATCCTAAAGCCGTTAACACCATCTACGGCTTCAAATCTGCGTGTACCAAGAGTGCGTGGTACGATAGCTCCGCACCCCTGAGATCGCTTCACTCGCACCGTAATAGGGCTGCCCACGACAAACATCGCCGTACCTGGACCCCAGGCTTTACTGACCGTGCCCTACATGGATATGAAAAGCGGATACAGGTGTACAGGCAGAAGCTTATCAACCAGATAAAATCGATGGAAGACAGCAAGCCCCTTAATATTAATACCTTGTTCACCTGGTATGGCTATGATGTAATGGGCGACCTGGCATTCGGCCAAAGTTTCGACATGCTGGTGAAAAGTGAGTCCCATTGGGCCATTTTGATGATACACAGTATGCTTAAGCCTATGGAGTATTTGATGCCAATATGGTTCTTCCGACTACTGTTATCTATTCCAGGCACCACCAAGGCATTCTGGAAGTTCAATGAATACTGGGGTCAACTCTtcaagatgaggatggcggTAAGATGAAATGACAGTCCGTCCACTGGGCAACCATGTTAATGGGACTAGACGAAGCAGGAAATACCTGATATCAGTGCGTGTCTGCTCGAACCGCTGAAAGGACGGGCACCAACACCTGACGAGTTCAATGTACTGCTCGGAGATGCGTCTCTGATTATCAACGCAGGAGGGTAAGTCGATCTCTAGTACATCTGGCTCTCTGAACAATCTAACCAACACCGATAGGGACACTACGGCAACGACTTTGACCACAATCATATACGAATTGGCCCGTCGTCCAGGGGAGGTTCAGAAACTCCGGACCGAGTTAGTCAGTTGCACTACCGACCCGAACGGAGAATATACCCAGGAGAGCCTCGCAATCCTGAAACATCTAAATGGTGTTATCAACGAGACACTTCGCATACACTCCCCGGTCCCGAGCTACATCCCGCGAAAGACGCCACCAGAAGGGATCAACATCGACGGCACGCATGTGCCAGGGAACATGAATGTATCTTGCCCGCAGTGGGTTATTGGCCGATGTAAGCAACTCTCGTTCAGAGCAGTTCGATGTTATTTTTGGTTGATGAACCTTCTATCCTAGCCGAGAGTGTCTACCAAAACGCCCAAAACTTTATCCCCGAGCGATGGTACTTGTATCCCAAAATGATCAAAGAGAGGTCTGCCTTTGCCCCATTCACAACAGGTACGTAAACTGATGAATTTTACCAATCATAAGAGATCAGCTGATATTGTCAGGGCCTTACACCTGCGTTGGCAAGCCCCTAGCCCTCATGAATATCCGAGCAACCATTGCTCGACTAATAACAACTTTTGATATGGAACTACCACCTGGCGACGATGGACGAGCCCTCGAGAGAAGCATGAGGGAACATTTTTCTATCTACATGGCAAAGGACATCCAAGTACACTTTCAAAAACGTGCTATATAGTTCATTCCGGAACAACGCAGTTTATATTGTGAATTCTTTTATACAATCCAGGCTCGCGCACTCCTTCGCCTGGCGTCACCTGGTATAGCCTGTAGGTAATCTGAGGGACCATGTGTTGATCTAAATTCTTGGAAAGTTAAGTGACTTAGCTCACTACAAGcactttttctctctccatccAACTGAAATACCAACACGAGAGTTATATTGTGCCGTAATATGGTTCCCGTTGTGTCACATGAAGTGCGCATAACGTCCAAACACGAATGCATGCTACGGTTTGGCGGAAATGCAGATCGGCATCTTAACAGTCTTTATTAATCCGGTTTGCGACCAACGACGTGGTATCACATCGTGGCCTGTCGCTTGGCATTAGGTCACATAGAGTCCCGAGTGGTTGGTACCAACCACCAACTGTATAAAGCGATGATCTTGAGTCATGTCCTCCAGGGTTGGGGACAAAGGAACTGATAGCATGATTGACAGGCAAAGATAAAATCTACGCAACCCTAATCCACTAGCCGAAGCATGATCAAATTAGTGCTCTTCCACTAGACTTAAAAAAGTGATGTAACTCAAGTACGCACCGTAGCATAAACCTCGGGATTGTGTGCGAACACGAAGTTGTCCGGAAAAGCTTTCCCCCCCCGGCTGGGCCGGCTGGGCAAGACAAAGCCAAGAGGGATTAAGAGGTTCTGGGCGGGAAACAAGAGTTGGGtctaaagaaaagaaatatacttCGGCTGTTCCGTTAAGACATGTGCCTAGCCGAGTACAGTAGTAAGTTTGGACCACGAAATGATACATATACCCGTGCGCTTCGGGAAGCAAATGCCGTCGTATCACATGGCACATACAGTGTCCTCAACATGCGAGTGGCTTTGGACTGCAACCATTCCGGTAGCTGAGAAGCTGTTTTGATTGTGACCGCATCTGTGCATGCCGTTGTGGGAAACTCTCCAATCCGGTCGGGCCAAGGCCGATATGCTGTGCGGATGGGTCTCGTGGGATAAAGCCGATCAATCAAAGTGAGCTCTTTATCCTTGGTTGTGTGGACTAAATGGTTGACTGGAATGACTAAATCCGCTAGTGAGCTCGTACCCCGCGGCGAGGACCATGGCTAGGGAGTAAGCACCGAACCCCCCAGCTAGTTGGTTCTCTTTGACGCCGGTGGCGGTATCGGAattggaaggagaagggcgtgCGTATCGGTACCGTTGAGAtaaccaaaaaagaaaaggaagggtgAGAGGCGATTAAAATGGTATCAAACTGGAGAACGACATACATCCGACTACACGAATACCGAAAATCTGGAGATTAAGATGAAAACGTGGAGAGGACTTGGCACGGTCTGGAGTAAAAGCTTGGCGATGTGACGGGTACTAAAGACAGAGATCAATCCATGGGTGAGCTGAGCCTACCCGTCAGATGATTGAGTCCATGATGATCCGAGCCATCATGCATGGAGCCAGATATTGGTTTTTTTTCGCGCAAGGAGTATGCATTTCATAACTCGGACTACTGTCCTCTTCCCGTTTTGCAATCCACGGGTCATCTGTTCCACAAGACTTCCATGCTCTTGAATAGGAAATAGGCTCCCCAAGCGTCACCACAAGTCTTTTACAACCTCATCCCGAGGTCGACGATCGGCAACCATCCCGGtgacaaggatggaaaggaaaTTCTGCGGGGCCCCTCCTTAGCAGTATTTTGGGCGCAGAGCCCTGAATCCTTCTGTTACGGGCCCTGTCGGAGATTTAAATCGGAGATCTCTCTCACTCCCTCGCTTTTCTGgaaagaatttctttttttttcttttcccttttccccAGCTTCCCACCGATCCAGTCTCATTTTCCTATACGCGACTTCTTTAATATCTTCTGTCGTTTCTTATGCTGCCTGGCTGGCTTCTTTCACCATGGGGGCAGAAGCTCATGAAAAACGCCCTGGCGGCAACCACACTCCGCCACCAGATAACGATGAGATGGAACACATGAGCATAGGAAGGTATCTCTGGACAAGATTGCCGACGCTGGTACCACCGATGAATCCCGCTCCTAATCCATTTAAGGCGCTTGCTCTTCTCAATAGACAGCAATGGCTTTTCTTCACAGTGCGTCCGCCGACTTTAAGCTTTGCTGGGCACAGTTAACCGCCTCTAGGTCGCGTTTCTAGGCTGGTCCTGGGATgcatttgatttcttcacGGTTTCTCTAACAACTTCTCAATTGGCAGAGGCCTTCGATAAATCCGTTTCCGATATCACCTGGGGAATTACCCTCGTACTCATGCTTCGATCCGTGGGAGCCATCACCTTCGGAATTGCCTCTGATCGCTGGGGTCGAAAATGGCCGTTTGTTATCAATAACGTCCTCTTCATTGTGTTGGAGTTGGGCACTGGTTTTTGCCAGACCTACAAGCAGTTCTTAGCTTGCCGCGCTCTCTTCGGGATTGCAATGGGCGGTCTCTATGGAAATGCAGCGGCAACGGCGCTCGAGGATTGTCCCTTGGAAGCGCGAGGCATCGTGTCCGGCCTGCTCCAACAGGGGTACGCATTCGGTTACCTGCTGGCCACTGCATTCGCGCGAGGATTAGTCGATACCACTCCTCACGGATGGAGACCGCTGTATTGGTTTGGCGCCTGCCCTCCCGTTCTGATTATTCTATTCCGATTGTGTCTGCCGGAAACCAACACATTCCTTCAACGGCAGGCTACACGAGAAGAGGTCCGAGGTGGAGTAGCGTCATCCTTTATCGCAGAAGGCAAAACAGCTCTGAAGCGGCATTGGTTGCTCCTTATTTACCTCGTTTTGCTGATGGCGGGTTTCAACTTCATGGTAAGCCCATGCTCTGGATGACCTAGTTTGAGAATCCCCCTAACATCTTTGTTCGTGTAGTCGCACGGATCCCAAGACCTTTATCCGACCCTTTTGAAAAGCGAGTTTAGCTTCTCTGCCAATGCAGTGACCGTTACTCAAGTTGTCGCTAACCTAGGCGCTCTCACCGGTGGGACGCTGTGTGGTTGGGCGAGTCAGATCTTTGGGCGTCGGTTTTCTATCATCGTGATCAGCATCGTCGGTGGTGCGCTTCTATACCCCTACACCTTCGTCACCTCGACCAACGTCATGGCTGCGGCGTTCTTTGAGCAGTTCTGCGTGCAGGGCGCATGGGGGGTGATCCCCATCCATTTGATGGAGCTGTCTCCAGGATCAATTCGCACTTTCACGGTAGGAACGGCCTACCAGTTGGGCAATCTGGTCTCATCGGCCAGTTCCACGATTGAATCCACAATCGGCGAGCGCTTCCCCCTGCCACCCACTGAGACGGAAAAACATCGATACCAGTATGGGAAAGTTATCTGTATCTTTATGGGCTGTGTGTTCGCCTACACAATTATAGTGACCTTCTTGGGACCGGAGCGACTGGGCCGTCAATTTGATGTTGCGCATGATACTGATATGGCGGAGGTGGCCGCCCATCGTGGGACGACTACGGTGGGGGAAGGTGCCGAGAGCGATGTGGAGAAAGGCACTGTCTCCCGGATTGAAGGCTAGTTACTGCATGTTGGGGTTGAATATACGTTATGGTTTGACAGGCGTAGACAGATAATTGAAACTTCTTCATTTGGTAGGTGTTACTGTTCTATAGACCATGGATGGGCTGTAAACACACTTTAATACGGTGTGGATTCATCCGATCTCTAGCCCGCCCGGtatcttcttccctgttATCTGATATGTACAGTTTCTTTGTCCCCCATGATCGCTTTCGTAGGCAGCGCGAAAACTAGACCTATGGAGAGGTATATAAACGTTAGTAAGATCTTATCATGTACAATACATCACTTCTAATGACCTTGTGGGATGGAACGTGGCATCTGAATCTGCTTAATTGTTTATCTTATATGGTCAATGCTCATGAGAGTTGGTCACATGGAGGGTTCTCTTCATTCGCCGCGGACGAGTTATGGAGCCTTTAAAAAGGAACAACGTTAGTACTTACTACATGACACGTCAAGCGCCCATCCCATCGGAAGAGCTCGAGTAAGGAAAgttatgtacatacataccaatCGCTGAGGTCGGGGGAATTTCCTCCCTTTTTGTATGACGGGCATTTTTTCCCAAACAAACCCCGCATTCTTACGGTCAAATCATATAAGGTTATTGCTGACAAAAGATGTCTTACGTTGCTCTGTCTTACAACATGAAGAGAaagttggccttgattgGCCTTGAATTATTGAGGGGGGGTACGGGGATGGCgtgctctctctcttccctctcatTCATCAGCCTCCGATTAACAAACACTATGATACTCTACAACTTAGATTGATCCCTAGTCCAAGAACAGTATCTTTATGCTATGATCGGGAGTGGATTCGTGTCAATTGCACCCTTCGAACCTTTTAAACCCTTTAAACCCTTTAATCCGTCCCACGCACTAAGGAAGGATGACGTTGTCTTGATACCGTAATTGAGATGCCTTAGCTCTCCGCATGCCGCTCTATCGCTAAGGTGCGATACCAAGAATCACTAGAAAGATTAATCATTGGAGGAGCTCTCGTTTGCCTCTTCACTTGATTGTACGAGATTGTAGAGAGACAAGTGATTAGTTAAATAATTCAAATTAGTATGAACCAACGAGAGATGGTGCCGCGTGCATCCGCCAAGTGGAAGGCCGGAAACGGGTTTTCCTTGTCGTTAAGATAGAGTATTGGTTTATCGAGTGGGATCTTAACGTTACGCTCAACCTcaccccttcctctccaggGTGATCgctgttctttttctttttctttttcttcttctcttttctgatttttcttttcctatcgTTCTTCCTGGTGGTGGTTCTGTTTGATCACTCTTCCGTGGTGCAGGTACAATTGATTCCCTTACCGTgcattccttttctcctcggTCGGCCTGCCGCTCGTTCGTTTCCCTCTGGTCTCGGCCTCGTTCCCTAGGGGCCTATTCCGTACGTACTttggaaaggtaaaaaaaaaaaaaaagaaaagaaaattaattaaattaagaACGGCGCAACCAACCACCGATCTTTCTACCCCGGTCGGTTCATCGGTTTCCCTTCCAATTACCTATCGGTTCGAGATCTTGTACATTCTTTGTCTCCTTGTTTCTTATCCCCTGATTACGTGCCGCTGTCGCTAGACTCGCCCCCGAAGTCTCCGAACTTGCGATCGATCCGCCCCTGCGTGCTGGATGAGTACGACGACTTCCGCCGCTTCCAATGCACAGACGTTCGTCTGGCTCGCCTGTCGAGGACGACGCTGAAGATTCCTTAAGCTCTCGAATCCCACCAGAGCCAAGTAATGGTCCTAATGTCGTCGACACGCCGGAAAAATCGCGTTCGCAGGTAGCCCGCACAGGCACCAGCATCGACCTCCGGAGAGACGCCACGGGCGCCTCAACCCCCAGGTCCCGAAATTCGAGCATGTGGAGGACGCCGCCGTCCTCATCGATGACCTCAAACCCTCCGGATTGCAAGTCGTCCTCCGTCatgatgccattggcctCTCAGCGTCTACCCATAGAGGCGTCGCCGGACCATCAGCGCCGGTATCGACCGTCCCGCCTCCGCAGTCCATGGCCGTGTTCCATTCTGACAGCCTTCACCACCCTCGTCGCTTcgatcttcctcttttttattctccgCTCATTCGCTCTTCGTCAGACTGGTGGAGATGGCTGTGGAGTACCGGTTATGAGCCCGACATTCATTCGCATGGTGGGGTTTGACACGGAACATACGCGCTTTGCCAGCAAATATAATCTCTATCTCTACCGGGAAGGAGGTGTTGATCCATATAGTCAGGAGAACCTCGGGGTACGTTCACTCTGTGTGACCTTTCCCTACCTTCCACCAAATACACTGCTAAACGTCAATGCGATATAGTTGAATGGAGTCCCCGTCTTGTTCCTTCCCGGAAATGCTGGAAGCTACCGGCAGGTCCGATCCTTAGCCGCCGAAGCGTCGAGACACTACTACGATGTCGTTCGTCATGATGAAGATCGTTTGAATGCCGGTACTCGGAGCTTGGATTTCTTCATGATCGATTTCAATGAGGATATGGCCGCCTTCCATGGACAAACCCTCCTCGACCAAGCCGAATATGTCAATGAAGCTGTGGCATATATTCTGTCGCTTTATCATGATCCGCGACGTTCGCGAAGAGATCCGGAACTACCAGATCCGAGTGCAGTTGTCCTGGTTGGGCACTCTATGGGTGGCATCGTTGCGCGGACAGCGTTAACAATGACGAACTACCAAGCGAACTCCGTCAATACGATTGTTACCATGTCAGCTCCCCACGCGAAACCTCCCGTCTCGTTTGATTCGGATATCGTTCAGACCTACAAGCAAATCAACGATTATTGGCGGGAGGCCTACTCGCAGACATGGGCCAACGACAATCCTCTGTGGCATGTGACGCTCATTTCCATTGCCGGCGGTTCGCGCGATACTGTTGTGCCCTCTGATTACGCCAgcatttcttctcttgttcctgAGACTCACGGCTTTACTGTATTTACGTCCACTATTCCTGATGTCTGGATCGGCATGGACCACTTATCCATCACCTGGTGCGATCAATTCCGGAAAGCCATCATCAAATCCTTGTTTGAGGTTGTCGATGTCCGACGCGCAACACAGACGAAACCGAGGGCGGAGCGGATGCGGATTTTCAAGAAGTGGTATTTGACTGGAATGGAGACCGTGGCGGAAAGGACGCTTCCGCGAAAGGGTACTGTTGTCCCGTCACTTGATTCTGCTAATGGCTAACTTTCTTTTATTCAGAACCTAATACTCTTCTAACACTGGAAGACCAGTCTAACACGATTTTATCGCAAGGCAAACGGCTCATTCTTCGCGACTTAGGCCACCGCAGAGGCCCGAACGTGCACTTATTGCCGATCCCTCCACAAGGCGTATCCGGAAAGAAGTTCACTCTTCTTACAAACCAGCAATTTGATAAATCAGGGGATCATGGGAGCTTGGAGGTTCTGTTCTGTAGTGTGTTCCCTCTGCAAAATGGGAAACCTGCAACGGCATTTTCGATGAACATGGATTTTTCCGGAGGTACCTCAGGCTCAACTCGTCTCGCCTGCAAGAATGCTGCCGAGGATGGAATTCACTTGCCGGCCTCAACACCCTCGTCGAAGCGTCCTTATGACCGAGTTCAGCCTTTCTCTTACCTCCAGTACGATCTGGAGGATCTCGCAGAGCACCAGTTTGTAGCCGTCGTGGACAAAGCAAACTCGCCCACTAAGGGCTTTGTGTTGGCCGAATTCTCAGATAGCTCGGACTCTGTGATCAGGGCTCGGTTAGGCTTGGGTAGCCTCCTCAGTGCTGGACTGAAGGTGCGTCTGCCAGCCAACCGTCCCATGCTCACGGAACTGCAAATTCCCGCTGTGCACTCGAGCTTGCTGGACTACAGACTCAAAATCATCCGAAAGAATCATGGGCAACAGCAAGAGCTGTTCGCTCCCCTTTTGCGACAATCTGTGGCAGATCCGCATGAGTCTAAGTTCTTCGTCAATGTCAAAAATGTCAATGTGAACTTACATGGTCTGGCGCCCTTTATGCCTCCGCCCCTCCGAGAACAAGCGACATTGGGTGGTGTTTCTTTTCACCTTTGGACAGATCCAAGCTGTGATTCCACGATTGACATTTCTTTATCGGTGGATATTGCTGGTAGTCTCGGCGAGCTAGTAATGCGGTACCGGACCGTGTTCGCTGCATTTCCgcttcttgttgttgcccTGGTCATGCGTAAGCAATTCCAAGTGTACGACGAGACAGGCTATTTCATCACATTTGCCGAGGGCTTGGACAGTGCACTGCGATCATCCCTTCCCATGCTCCTTTTAGCTATGTCACTGCTCGCATCCTCCCTGGCGACATCTACAAAATTGCCGCCTACTGACGACCCATTCCATTGGCGTACGAACTCCACTGAATCACCAATTGACTTCACCAAGAAcgatctcctcctgggcTCGCAGGACgctttcttctggtttttgGTGCCAATTTTCGGCCTGATTAGCGTCGGAGTGTGTCTCGTGATCAACTATGTAGCTCTCGCTTTAATCTTCCTTCTCACTTCCATCTACGGATTCCTTAGAAGCAAGTCGGGCTATATTCGACGAGATGAGAAAGGGTACGTCACAAAACACCTAAATAGTTTCGTCGACTAACTCCACATAGCAATCTCcctatcttttcttctgcaagTCCCAGACGACGGCTGGTTAATTCGGCCATTCTATTGGCTCTCGTGTCAACGGTCATTCCGTACCAATTCGCATACATGGTGGCGTGCATTGTGCAGTTAGCTACCAGTGTCCGGGCCAGCTGGCATGCGAAGGAAGCTGTAAgctcttgttccttcttttcttgcctctATCCAACAATGCTAATAGCTATCAGAAATCCACAACCCACTATAACTTCGCCAACTTCGCTTACtcgatcttcctcctgatgCTGTGGATTCTGCCGATTAACGCTTTGGTTCTTCTCGTCTGGGCTCATAATCTAGTTGTGCACTGGTTTATGCCATTCTCGTCGCATCATAATGTGCTATCAATAATGCCATTTGTTCTCCTCGTGGAAGCCATGACTACTGGAA from Aspergillus oryzae RIB40 DNA, chromosome 1 encodes the following:
- a CDS encoding uncharacterized protein (predicted protein), encoding MSSGILKVKGNKIVDNDGNEVLLRGAAIGGWMNMENFITGYPGHESQHRTAMKKVLGPEKYEFFFDRWLEYFFTEADAKFFAGLGLNCIRIPFNYRHLEDDMNPRVLKESGFKHLDRVVDLHLEAKMVTGIQITSPATLRSGTTRITRTEQYGYGNRLRLDTGLTRGSPGIILLTNRATPSMLDSLHFTRGSRRLSVPLTQTIFYG
- the ftmC gene encoding cytochrome P450 monooxygenase ftmC (predicted protein), translating into MDIKEKPTLSLYLIFTHLLGLYSSLVLYRLLYHPLRHFPGPFLSRVSVFWLSVQLRHKTLYRKLADLHNEYGDFVRVGPSDLSIIHPKAVNTIYGFKSACTKSAWYDSSAPLRSLHSHRNRAAHDKHRRTWTPGFTDRALHGYEKRIQVYRQKLINQIKSMEDSKPLNINTLFTWYGYDVMGDLAFGQSFDMLVKSESHWAILMIHSMLKPMEYLMPIWFFRLLLSIPGTTKAFWKFNEYWGQLFKMRMATKQEIPDISACLLEPLKGRAPTPDEFNVLLGDASLIINAGGDTTATTLTTIIYELARRPGEVQKLRTELVSCTTDPNGEYTQESLAILKHLNGVINETLRIHSPVPSYIPRKTPPEGINIDGTHVPGNMNVSCPQWVIGRSESVYQNAQNFIPERWYLYPKMIKERSAFAPFTTGPYTCVGKPLALMNIRATIARLITTFDMELPPGDDGRALERSMREHFSIYMAKDIQVHFQKRAI
- a CDS encoding sugar transporter family protein (permeases of the major facilitator superfamily) codes for the protein MGAEAHEKRPGGNHTPPPDNDEMEHMSIGRYLWTRLPTLVPPMNPAPNPFKALALLNRQQWLFFTVAFLGWSWDAFDFFTVSLTTSQLAEAFDKSVSDITWGITLVLMLRSVGAITFGIASDRWGRKWPFVINNVLFIVLELGTGFCQTYKQFLACRALFGIAMGGLYGNAAATALEDCPLEARGIVSGLLQQGYAFGYLLATAFARGLVDTTPHGWRPLYWFGACPPVLIILFRLCLPETNTFLQRQATREEVRGGVASSFIAEGKTALKRHWLLLIYLVLLMAGFNFMSHGSQDLYPTLLKSEFSFSANAVTVTQVVANLGALTGGTLCGWASQIFGRRFSIIVISIVGGALLYPYTFVTSTNVMAAAFFEQFCVQGAWGVIPIHLMELSPGSIRTFTVGTAYQLGNLVSSASSTIESTIGERFPLPPTETEKHRYQYGKVICIFMGCVFAYTIIVTFLGPERLGRQFDVAHDTDMAEVAAHRGTTTVGEGAESDVEKGTVSRIEG
- a CDS encoding GPI inositol-deacylase (negative regulator of COPII vesicle formation) codes for the protein MTSNPPDCKSSSVMMPLASQRLPIEASPDHQRRYRPSRLRSPWPCSILTAFTTLVASIFLFFILRSFALRQTGGDGCGVPVMSPTFIRMVGFDTEHTRFASKYNLYLYREGGVDPYSQENLGLNGVPVLFLPGNAGSYRQVRSLAAEASRHYYDVVRHDEDRLNAGTRSLDFFMIDFNEDMAAFHGQTLLDQAEYVNEAVAYILSLYHDPRRSRRDPELPDPSAVVLVGHSMGGIVARTALTMTNYQANSVNTIVTMSAPHAKPPVSFDSDIVQTYKQINDYWREAYSQTWANDNPLWHVTLISIAGGSRDTVVPSDYASISSLVPETHGFTVFTSTIPDVWIGMDHLSITWCDQFRKAIIKSLFEVVDVRRATQTKPRAERMRIFKKWYLTGMETVAERTLPRKGVSGKKFTLLTNQQFDKSGDHGSLEVLFCSVFPLQNGKPATAFSMNMDFSGGTSGSTRLACKNAAEDGIHLPASTPSSKRPYDRVQPFSYLQYDLEDLAEHQFVAVVDKANSPTKGFVLAEFSDSSDSVIRARLGLGSLLSAGLKVRLPANRPMLTELQIPAVHSSLLDYRLKIIRKNHGQQQELFAPLLRQSVADPHESKFFVNVKNVNVNLHGLAPFMPPPLREQATLGGVSFHLWTDPSCDSTIDISLSVDIAGSLGELVMRYRTVFAAFPLLVVALVMRKQFQVYDETGYFITFAEGLDSALRSSLPMLLLAMSLLASSLATSTKLPPTDDPFHWRTNSTESPIDFTKNDLLLGSQDAFFWFLVPIFGLISVGVCLVINYVALALIFLLTSIYGFLRSKSGYIRRDEKGNLPIFSSASPRRRLVNSAILLALVSTVIPYQFAYMVACIVQLATSVRASWHAKEAKSTTHYNFANFAYSIFLLMLWILPINALVLLVWAHNLVVHWFMPFSSHHNVLSIMPFVLLVEAMTTGTMIPRVTTRFKHVTSMLFFFIAIYSAIYGVSYAYLLHHLTNILAAWLVGIYFSASGFSLSRLWRVLEGDEAVQNPASGSHTKKKP